The DNA segment GCAGGGCACCCTCCAGTGCGGCGATGTAGTCCATCAGCACGGTGGGTGAGTTGTTGCCAATATTGAAGATGCGATAGGGCGCAGTGCTGGTGCCGGGGTTGGGCCGCTGGCTGTCATAGCTGGCGTCCGCAGTGGCCGGCTTGTCCAGAACACGCATGATGCCTTCGACGATGTCGTCGATATAGGTGAAGTCGCGCACCAGCTTGCCTTCGCCGTAGACATCAATGGTCTCGCCCGCCAGGATGGCCTTGGTGAATTTGAACAAAGCCATGTCAGGGCGGCCCCAAGGTCCATAGACCGTGAAAAAGCGCAGGCCTGTGGTGGGAATCCCGTACAGGTGCGAATAGGTGTGAGCCATCAGCTCATTGGCCTTTTTGGTGGCCGCGTAGTAGCTGATAGGGTGATCCACGGCATCGCTTTCGGCAAAGGGCATCTTGGTATTGCCGCCATAGACGCTGGAGCTGCTGGCATAGACCAGATGCTCTACCTTGTGCTTGCGGCAGCCCTGCAAGATATTGCCAAAGCCCAGCAGATTGGAGTCTGTGTAGTCGTCAGGCTGGTCGATGGAGTAGCGCACGCCAGCTTGTGCAGCCAGGTGCAGAACCTTGCTGGGGGCGACTTCTGTAAACAGGTCGGCCATGCCTTGGCGATCAGCAACATCCAGCGCTACAAACCGGAAGTTGGCATGGTGGCGCAGCTCATCCAGGCGGGCGTGCTTGAGCGTCACATCGTAGTAGTTGTTGAGGTTGTCAATGCCGACGACGGACACGCCTTGCTCAAGCAGTCGCTTGGCGCAATGCATACCGATAAAGCCGGCACAGCCGGTGATCAGAACGCGATTCATGGGGCAATCCAGAGATATTGGTACTGCGCAGGCGTTGCGCTGGCTGGCATTTTCTCGAAAGGGATGGTCAGCTCTTGTGGGGTGGTTGTAGCCTGCGTGGTGAAGATGCCATCCCACCAGCCGGGAACCGGCTTGTCGGCGCGGGTAATCAGAAGTAGTCCGCCCGCAGCGTCAGCCTTGGCTTGAGATAGGCATTGCTGCAGCTGTGCGCCATTTGCGCAGCCAAGTGCATAGCTTTGAGGGAATTGTGAATGCAGCATGGCTGCGATCATGTGGTCAGAGCCAACGATCACGCCATTGCCGGTGTAGCCAGCGCCGCGCAACTGTTGTGCCAATTCCTTGACGGGGTGGTTCAGCTCATCAGGATCATTCTTGAGGCTGCCTTGCCAGGGGCGTAACGTTGCCATGGTCAGAAAGATCAGCGCAAAGACAATGACGAAGTTGGTGAACATACGTCCCACACCTGGCTCCAGCAAAGCAGGGCGCCAGACATACAGGGCCATGGGGGCGATGGCGGTTAGTGGCAGCATCCAGCGCTGTTTGAAGTCGGTGACATCAGCCGCGATCACCATGGCCAGCAGGCAAACGGCAACAATGAGCAGATAGCGCTGCAGCAGCGGTTTGGCCCATATGCGTGAAGGCACTAAGGCCGTCTTTTGAGGTGCAGGGGTCCAGAGCTTGGAGCGATAGCTGGCTAATACGGCAATCAGCCATAGACCGAGGGTAGAGAGCAAGGCCTTGAACAGGTTGCCCAGACCGTTGAGGTGCGATGCCTCGGTAGAGATGGACATTTTCTGTACCGTCTCGGCCGTTGCCATTCCCCAGTGCGAAGCTAGCCAAGAGGCATGGGGTGCAAAGATTAGAGTTCCCATCAGCGGAGCCAGCCACCAGCCTTTGGCAAAGATGGCCGAACGAACCTGCGCCACCGTCATCGATGCCACAAACAAGGCACCAATCAACATGGCGTAGCTGTATTTGGAGAGCATACCCAGCCCGCAGAACAGGCCAATCAATATGAAATTAATAGCTTGCGGTCTTTGTACTTGGCGCAGTACGGCGAACCACAGGCCCATGGTCATGGCTGTGACCATTACTGTGTGAGTCTGGTCACGAAGGGAGTCCCAGCCAAAGGGGGGCATCAGCAGCAGGCCTGCCGCAACCCACCATGCGCCTTTGTCAGTGAGGATTTGTCGGCCTGCCAGCCATGCCAGACAGTAGGTCAGCGCAATCAGCGAGTGCTTGAGTAAAGCCAGAGCCAGAACCGAGGGGCCGAAAAGCTGACAAATCGCCCACTGCATCCATGTATAGAGCGGCGGCTGGGGGCCGTAGCCCAGTTGCAGGTGCTGGGCCCAGAGAATCTGTTCCGACTCGTCCCATTTCATGCCTGCAGAAATGGTGATACGCGAGACGATATGCGCACAGACCAGAAGTGCGAGACATATCCATGGTTTGGAATAAAGAGTTTGCTGCCAGTCTTTGGAAAAAGAGGACATAGAACTTGATGCCATTGGTTTTTGCAGGTGAGCAAATGATGAGGTGTATGTACTCACGTTTGCGATTGACTTTGCAAGCCAAGCAATGTGTTTGGCGAAAATGGCATCTAGGGTATTCAGTTAGTATAGGTGACTGTTATTTAAACTCATTGAGCATGACGTCCGTGCACGATTTAAGTCCTGAAGTTTCTATCGTTGTACCTATTTATAACGAGTTTGATAATCTGCCCGATCTGGTGGCCCGCATTGACGAGGCCATGCGTACCCAGCCGCTGAGTTATGAATTGATCGCGGTGGACGATGGGTCAACTGACGGTAGTGCCAAGCGTCTGCGCGAACTGGCGCAGCAGAACCCTTGGGTGCGAGCCGTGTGTCTGGTGCGTAACTACGGTCAGTCCAGCGCCCTGCAAGCAGGCTTTGATCGTGTGCGTGGCCGCTATGTAGTGACGCTGGATGCGGATTTGCAGAACGAGCCTGGTGATATTCCGCTGCTGCTAGAGCGTCTGGAAAATGAGCCTGATCTAGACATGATTTCAGGCTGGCGCAAGAACCGTCAGGATAAGGCTTTGTCGCGTCGTCTGCCATCGGTGCTGGCCAATCGCCTGATCTCCAAGCTCACCAATGTGCAGTTGCATGATTACGGCTGTGCTCTCAAAGCTTACCGCCGCGAGATCATTGACCGCATTCGCCTCTATGGCGAGATGCACCGCTTCATCCCCTCTCTGGCCCGCGATGCCGGTGCTCGTATTGCCGAAGTGCCCGTGCGCCACCATGCGCGCACTCATGGGGTTTCTAAATACGGGATTGATCGCACCTTCCGTGTGATTCTGGATCTGATCTTTATCGTCTTCTTCATGCGCTTCCGTCAGCGCCCCCTGCACGCCTTTGGAGGCATGGGGTTGTGGATGGCAACACCCGGCGTATTCATTCTGCTGTGGCTGCTGGTGCAGAAGCTCATGGGCGAATCCATTGGCGGGCGCCCCCTGTTGATGGCGGGGGTCATGCTGGTGTTGATGGGAATGCAGTTCATCGCCGCCGGCCTGATTGGTGAGCTGCTGACACGTATTTATTACGAGTCTGGTAGTGGCTTGCAATACTACGCCAAGGACTATGGCGTAGTTGAGCACAAGCTCGAAGAGAAAACGACCAAAGCAGAACCTGCTGCATTGTGAGCAAGACGCGTAAAGCGCTTATCCGTGCCTTGATGGGCATGGCTTTGCTGGGGGCAGTCATTTACTTTGCAAACCCTCGGCAGCTTTTTGCGCAGCTGCAACAAGCCAGCCTATGGTGGCTGCTGGCGGGTTTTGTGGTTGCTATCGCTTCCAATGTTGTATCGGCTTGGCGTTGGCGAGCCATAGCGCAGTGGCTTGGGGCAGAGATGTCTGTGGCATCTGGAATGCGTTGGTATTTTCAGGCGATTGGCTTGAATGTACTGCTGCCCGGTGCCGTGGTCGGTGGCGATGTCTATCGTGCAATCGCACTCCAGAAAATGGGGCAGGCCAAGGCGGCAAGCAATCTGTCAGTCATTCTGGATCGCGTCAGTGGCTTGTGGATGCTTTGCGCTATTGGCTGTCTGGGTGCGTTCGCTTGCGCTCCGACCTTGGCACCGTGGGTGCACATGACCGAGAGCGTATTCGGTGCCTCGCTGCTGGCAATCACAGTGTTGTGGGTGCTGTTGCCCTGTGTGCTGTTACAAGGGCTGCGCAGTGGCTGGATCAAGCTGCCTGGCACTTGGCTGGATCCTATTCGCGTGGCAGCTAACAGTCCTGACTTTGTGCGCCAGCTGTTAGTACAGGCCGCGTCATCAGCGGTGGTGCAACTCTTGTCTGCGACAGCTCTGGCTTGCGGTGCCATTGCCCTGGGTGTTCAGTTGCCGCTAGCCGTGTGGACCTTTGCGATTGCCCCAGTATTTTTGATGGCTGCATTGCCTGTCAGTGTGGGTGGCTGGGGAACACGCGAAGCTGCCGCTGTGGCGGCTCTGGCTCCGTTCGGGGTGTCTGCTGTTCTGGCTGTGGGTGTGGGGCTGCTTTATGGCGTGTTCGCACTGGGCCAGGGCGCTTTGGGCGCGCTGGCGTTCGGCTTACCCAGCAAGAGTCAAGACTGAGGGGCGGGGGCGGCTTGGGATTCAAGTCTGCAAATGCCACCCCAAAGCACAGCAAGACTAAAGATATAAAACATGTTGCCGCTGTTGTGCGCGAAGAAGACCTGGGTCCAGCCAAATCCAAAGTAGGCCAGCGGCAGCAGCGTTGCAGCAGCTCGCAGGGCCAGCAGCTTTGAGCGTTGTTCAGCATTGACGCGTGCTATGCGGCTTTGTGTAGGCCAGAAGATGGCTGCGGGTATCGTATAAAACAACAGTAGCAAGATCAGACCCAGTAGCCCGCGCTTGACCCACATATCCAGAATTTCATTGTGCGCATGTCCATACTCCATCACCGAGGGGTGAGCGAGGCCTTGATCCACCATTTGCTGCTTGGCAGCCGGGTAGCCAGCCAGGCCCCAGCCTGTTAGAGGGCGCTGTTCGATCAAATGGATGGCAAGTCGCCATTGCTCTAGTCGCTGGCCGACGGAGGTGACTGCATATTTTTGAGGGTCTTGCAGGTATTGCGAAATCTCTTGTGTTGCTTCGCTGCTGCGCTGCTCAAGCTTTTGGTAGGCTGGCACAGCCACGATCAAGCCAAGAATGAGAATGCCCCCTGCCGCAAGGCTGGCCAGACGCTTATAGCCATTGAGCCAAGCCATCAACCAGATGGCGGCAATCAGCAATGGGATGACAACCCAGGAACCGCGGGAATCTGAAATAAAGGATGCGTAAATACCGCACGCTCCCAGCAACCCCAAGGCAACTGTTTGACGCTTGCTCCGGCCGCCCAGCAAGGCCAGCGCCAAAGTGGCAAAACCCAGATACATGGCAATGCCACCATATTGGATGGCATTCGTAAACCCGGAAACTCTTGGCATCTTTAAGATGCCAGCTTGATAAGCGGCAATCGCGAGAGCGCCGGCAGAGCCCAAAGCGATACCCCAGACGATTGCGGAGAGCCGGACTCCCGTTTTGCTCAGATACCAGAGGCTGAGAGCGGCCAAACCATATTTCGCACCGTATCCCCAACCTGCAGCGGAGAGCCAGCGATCCAATGACAGACTCCATAGCAAGCCCATGGTCACAAGCATTCCAACGAGAACCAGAGTATCTCGTTGTGTTGGCTTTTTTGATCGAGCGGCAAAGCAGCCAATCAGCGAAAAAAGTGCGAGAGCTGTGGACCCGTAGGAGTAACCGGACGGCACACAAAGGCTTAGGGCAAAGAATGCAAAGCAGGCGGCATCCAGTGCATAGGGTAGGCCTGAGGCTAGCTTGCCGCGCGACGGCTGTGTAGCTTGAATTTTCGTTTGCAAATTCATGATTCGGTATTAAGTGCTGCAACGAGGAGATTGGCTTCAACCTACACTGGAGTCGTTGTATTTGGTGCCGAAGTGTATGTCGTCATTACCCGTTGTCTATATCAATTTATCCAAGGATGTGGAGCGTCGTGAGCGGATGACGACCCAGTTGGCGGAAATGGGGCTGGCAGGGTCTCGCTTGCCGGCTGTATGGTGGGCCGACCTGCCAGAGACTGAGCAACAGCGCTATTTTTGCTCACCGCAGAGTCATGGGCGTTATTTCAAGCCTTTGAGCAACGGAGAAAAAGGCTGCTATGCCAGTCATTTGCTGGCATGGCAGCAATTGATTGATAGCGATTCTTCTGCGCTGGTTGTTTTTGAAGATGACGTGCGATTGCTCCCAACTTTGCCTCAGGCACTTGAAGCGATTGAAGCTTTGCCTGCCAATGGCAGGTGGGACATGATCAAGCTCTATGGGAGGGCGCAAGAGAAAATTGCCAATCAGGCGCCACTAGGGCCCGATTCTTTGCAGCTGATTTCGTATCAACGCGTGCCTAGTTTTGCCGCGGGTTACGTTATTAGTCGTGCAGGTGCCAAAAAAATGCTCGAAACCCGTATTCCGTTCGATAGACCAGTCGATGTGGATATTCGCTTCTGGTTTGAAAACGGCTTGCATGTTTTTGGCGTCTATCCTTCGGTCATTGCGCTCGATGACACGAGTGAAGTCAGCAGTATCTGGGCGCAAAAAGAGGCTCCGATGAGCCTTCTTCAAAAAATCCGCAAATTCAAAATGAAGCTTGCGTTGAATTGGGGCAACTTGCTGACCAAGGCGCCTCATGTTTCTGACGTTCTCAGGCGTTAGTTTCCAAGAGCTTTTGGTACTGCTCCCACATATGCTCACGCCCGTAATGATATGAGGCGTAGTCGCGGGCTGCATGCCCAAGGCTCTGAGCAAGGTCTGGATTTTCCAGTAGTTTCTGCAGAGCATCTGCCATGGCTTCCGCGTTGGCCTCTGGCACACGCAGGCCATTAACGTCAGACTCAATGACTTCCCGAGCGCCGATGACGTCGGAAGCCACACAGGCACATCCTGCAGCCATACCCTCTACCAAAGCCAGAGGCATTCCTTCCCAATGTGTCGCCAGAACAAAAAATCGGGCTTGCATGAGGCGCTGCGGAAGGTCTGACACATTGCCCAGGAAATGGACTTGTTGATCAAGGCCCAATTGCATCACCAATCGTTCGGCTTTGGCCCTCAGAGAGTTTTTGCCTGCTCCAGCCAAATACAGGGTGGGAGTCAGCCCTCGTTGCTTGAGTAGTGACAACGCTTTGATGAGCGTGTCATGATCTTTTTGGCGAGCAAAGCGTGAAGCCATGTAAATGACAGGCTCCCGATCTTCCCAGCGTTGAGGGAGCGCGCTTTGAGGAAAGCGAGTCAGGTCAATTCCATTGCAGATGGCAACGCATTTTTCTGCGGGAAATCCACGCTCTATCAGACTGGTCTTGACTCCTTCAGAGACACCGATATGTGCTTGAGTAAAGGGCTCTAAAGCCAGAGCTTGACGCAGGCGGCGCGGCGTATAGCGTTCGCGGGAGTTGTGCTCCACATGGAAGATATGCGGAACGCCTTCAGCTGCTGCTGCCCTGCGGCCCCAGATATGGTCGCTGAAACCGTGAGCGAACATGGCGTCCGGCCTGAACTCGCGAATGATTTTGCGTAGCTCCCAGATGGTGAGGGCGTGCAGCCAGTTTGAGACCACGATCACCTGCAGGCCCTGAGCGCGCAAGGCCTGGATCTTTTTTTCATCAGTACTGGGTTTGCGACGCAGCACCAGTAGTACTTCAAAATTTGTGGTGCGCTTGGCGGCTAGGCAGAGATCCACTGCAACCTGAGTTGCACCGGAAAAACCGCCCGTCACGAAGTGGAGTATGCGCAGCGTGCCAGCAGTCTTTTGCTGGACAGAAGAGTGTGAGTTCATCGTTCTGATAGACAATGGATTTGAATTATTTTGTGTCTTTTTCTTGTTTTATTGACGATGCCATGACCCGGATTCCCGCCCATTTGTTCAAAAGTGTATTGAAGCTGGTTCAGCCGCAGACACTGAAGTCTTCAGCGATCTATAGCGATGCTAAACCGGTCAGCATCATGGGCGCGGCAGCCGCCACTGAGGTCGGAGCAATTCCAAAAATACTTTGGACTTACTGGAACCAGTCGCAGCCTGATCCGTTTGTCCTTGAATGTATCCAAAGCTGGCGCTTGCAGTGTCCGGATTATGAGGTACGCCTTGTACATCCCGGCAATCTGTCTGAGTTCGTGGAGCAAGGCGCTTTGCCTGCCCAGTTTCAGGATCTGCACCCCACCAAGCAGTCTGATTGGATACGGCTGTATCTCGTTGCAATGCATGGCGGATTCTGGCTGGATGCAAGCACTTTGCTGACCCGCTCTTTGAACTGGATGCAGGCGACAGCCAGCACTCATGCCGAGTTTGTTGGCTTCTATCTTGAAAAATTCACAACCAATGTGCACATGCCTGTGATTGAAAGCTGGGCTTTCGGTGCTTTGGCGGGCTCAGGGTTTGTTACAGCCTGGCAGCGTGAATTTCATCAAGCGTTGATTGTCGAAGGGACTGAGGCGTATCTGCAGAGGCTTCAGGCTCAGCCCGACTGGGATGAGATTCGCCAGAGTATTGGCGACCCTCACTATCTGCTGATTCATATCACTGCACAGCAAGTGCTCAGGCGCAAGCAATATTCATCTTTGGCCGTATTCAAAGCGGAGGACTCCGCCTATTACTATCACCATGCTCTGCGCTGGAAGTGGTACTTGCTGTATCCCCAGCTGTGCAGGGCGCAAGGACCGAAGATCAGTGCCCCTATCGTCAAGCTCAGAGGGGGGGAGCGTAGACACTTTGCGGAGATGTTCAAGTCGCATGGCGGTGCAGTACCTGGAAGCACATGGCATCGGGCACTGAACCCAGAGCAATAAAAAGAGGCTCCATGTGGAGCCTCTTTTTATGTACAAGCATTGAACTCAATGCCCGCCCGCAAACACCTCGCCTGCCTTCAGGCGGTAGAGGGTGCCGCAGTAGGGGCACTTGGCTTCGCCGGTCTTGGCGACATCCAGATAGACCTTGGGGTGGCTGTTCCACAGCTTCATGTCGGCTTTGGGACTGGGGCAGAACACGCCTCCTTGGGCGTTCAGGTCTTTGGCGGCCAGTTCGACGACGGCGTTCGTGGTCATTTCTCGTATCTTTCTCGTGATTTTCAATGATGCCTATCCCTGACACTGGCGACGCCACCCAGGGATAGTGATTGTCACACCTTGGTGAGCCAGTGTGAATATTTTGGGTTTCGGCCGTTGACGATGTCAAAGTAGGCCGCTTGAATCTTTTCGGTAATCGGGCCGCGTTGACCGGCACCGATCTGGATGCGGTCCACCTCGCGGATGGGCGTCACTTCGGCGGCGGTGCCGGTGAAGAACAACTCGTCCGAGATATACAGCTCGTCGCGGGTGATGCGCTTTTGCACCACCTCCAGGCCCAGGTCCTTGCAGATATGGAGCACGGTGTTGCGGGTGATGCCGTTGAGCGCGCCGGCCGAGAGGTCAGGGGTGTAGACCACGCCATCCTTGATCACAAAGATGTTCTCGCCCGAGCCTTCGGACACAAAGCCCGATGCATCCAGCAGGATGGCTTCGTCGTAGCCATCGTCCAGTGCCTCGGTGTTGGCCAGGATGGAATTGGTGTAGTTGCTCACCGCCTTGGCCTGGCTCATGGTGATGTTCACATGGTGGCGGGTGTAGCTGGAGATCTTGGTGCGGATGCCGCGCTGCATGCCCTCTTCACCCAGATAGGCACCCCAGGCCCAGGCTGCGACCATCAGGTGGATGGTATTGCCCTTGGGGCTGACGCCCAGCTTGCGGTCGCCAATCCAGGTCAGAGGGCGCAGATAGCAGGACTTCAGTGCGTTGGCCTTGACTACATCAACCTGCGCCTGATTCACCTGCTCATGGGTGAATGGGATCTGCATGCGCAGAATCTTGGCGCTGTTGAACAGTCGCTTGGTGTGATCTTCAAGGCGGAAGATGGCCGAGCCCTGCTCCGTCTCGTAGGCGCGCACGCCTTCAAAGGCGCCGCAGCCGTAGTGCAGGGTATGGGTCAGCACATGGATTTTTGCGTCGCGCCAGTCCACCAGCTGGCCATCCATCCAGATTTTGCCGTCGCGGTCGGACATCGAGGGAACAACAGGGCTCATATAACCATCCTCTAATGGGCTGTCAGTGGTCGCCGCCGCGGTTTGAGCGGCTGGCGCCTGTCTCCTGAAGCAACCATTCTAGAGCGAGGTTTACGTCGGCGTCTGGGTGCTTGTATCAGGTGCGTCCTGGGCTGCATCATCCGTTTGCTGAGGGCGCTGCAGCTCCCACTTCATCAGGCGACCATTGACAAATTCGCAGGTCACGGATGAGTTGGTGCCGTCGGTCCAGCGATAGATTTCAGGCGACTGGCCTTCTTCGGACAGTCTCTGGCCCAGCGAACGCGTCATGGCAATCACATGCACCAGCGCGACCTTGGGCCTGAGCTTGACGTTGAGCATCACGGCGCTGCCCACATAGCCAATGGGTCGGTCTGAGGCCTTCTTCATGATGGACATCAGGCGTGTGAAGTGCAGCAGCCCCCACATGATGATGCCGCCTGCCACGGCTGCAACGCCGGGCCAGCTGGCGGACTGATAGGCCGCGATCATCAGCACGATCAAGCCAATGGGAACCAAAATATTGCGCAAATTCATGGGCTTATTGTCTTACGAGGGGGCGGTCCGGCGCTTGCGGACAGTGCGTATGCCCGTGCGACTTGGTCAATTCAAAGAGTTGTTAAAAACAATAGCTGTTAGCGCTATTGAATGAAGCATTTCAAGTAATTTATAGGTTGATTTGTATGAAGAACAAATGCAAGCAGCTATCAAAACAATATTAACCAATGCCCCGCACGATGTTCATGGCTTCGTCCACGCGCTCTACGGGATGAATGGTCAGGCCGGGTATGGGCTTCTTGGGTGTATTGGCCTTGGGGACAATGGCGACAGTGAATCCTAACTTTGCAGCTTCCTTTAAGCGCTCCTGCCCGCGTGGGGCGGGGCGTACTTCGCCAGCCAGACCGACTTCGCCAAAGGCGATGAACCCTTTGGGTAGTGCCTTGCCGCGCAAACTAGAAGTGATTGCCAACATCACGGCCAAGTCAGCTGCAGGCTCATTAATGCGAACACCACCCACGGCATTGACGAACACATCCTGATCGGCACAGGCTACGCCCGCATGGCGGTTCAGCACGGCCAGCAGCATGGCCAGTCGGTCCTTGTCCAAACCCACAGACAGCCTGCGGGCCTGCGGGCCGCCTTGGTCGACCAGTGCCTGAATCTCTACCAGCAATGGGCGTGTGCCTTCCAGCGTCACCATCACGCAGCTGCCGGGCACGGGCTCGCTGTGTTGGCTTAAAAAGATGGCGCTGGGATTGGTCACGCCCTTGAGGCCTTTTTCCGTCATGGCGAAGACGCCAATCTCGTTGACGGCGCCAAAGCGGTTCTTGATGGCGCGCACCAAGCGGAAATTGCTGTGCGTGTCGCCCTCAAAGTACAGCACCGTGTCCACCATGTGTTCCAGCACGCGGGGGCCGGCCAGCGCGCCGTCCTTGGTTACGTGGCCCACCAGAATGATGGTGATACCCGTGGTCTTGGCCGCACGCGTCAAGTGCGCTGCACATTCGCGCACTTGAGCAACAGAGCCGGGGGCGGAGGAGAGCTGGTCCGAATACACCGTCTGAATCGAGTCGATCACCACCACGGCGGGCTGGGTGGCTTCTACGGTCGCCAGAATTTTTTCCAGCTGAATCTCGGCCAGCACATTGACCTGGCTGTTATCCAGCCCCAGCCGACGCGATCGCAGCGCCACCTGTGCGCCGCTTTCCTCGCCCGTCACGTACAGCGTGGGCAGGCCAATGCGGTGCAAGGCATCCATGGCCTGCAAAAGAAGTGTGGACTTACCTATTCCCGGATCTCCGCCAATCAAGACCACGCCACCTTCGACCACGCCGCCGCCCAGCA comes from the Comamonas sp. 26 genome and includes:
- the radA gene encoding DNA repair protein RadA, with amino-acid sequence MAKEKTTFTCNACGGTSPRWLGKCPSCGAWNTLIETVAESASGGKNRLSQPQGYAGLANAQPVTPLSAIEAQDVARTPSGIEELDRVLGGGVVEGGVVLIGGDPGIGKSTLLLQAMDALHRIGLPTLYVTGEESGAQVALRSRRLGLDNSQVNVLAEIQLEKILATVEATQPAVVVIDSIQTVYSDQLSSAPGSVAQVRECAAHLTRAAKTTGITIILVGHVTKDGALAGPRVLEHMVDTVLYFEGDTHSNFRLVRAIKNRFGAVNEIGVFAMTEKGLKGVTNPSAIFLSQHSEPVPGSCVMVTLEGTRPLLVEIQALVDQGGPQARRLSVGLDKDRLAMLLAVLNRHAGVACADQDVFVNAVGGVRINEPAADLAVMLAITSSLRGKALPKGFIAFGEVGLAGEVRPAPRGQERLKEAAKLGFTVAIVPKANTPKKPIPGLTIHPVERVDEAMNIVRGIG